The Nitrospira tepida genome includes a window with the following:
- a CDS encoding efflux RND transporter periplasmic adaptor subunit, with product MSNLPPERTPEPDEPRRATARRLHRLMGGAVVAAAIVIIGVLALHGLYPSDSPIAGPSAGATASVPEPQALAVQVVTPQRRDIRRQLTVSANISPWYQATLYAKVPGYLKEVTADKGDTVRKGQLLATIDAPEVEQLYRQAEADFQMKRLTARRLHNVWTENPDVIAKQDVDVAAGAAEEARHLRDSRRTMVAYTKVTAPFDGTITARFADPGALIQSATGSATQAAPLYTIMDLSRVRIYANLPQEVSALAKPGVSVRLQVKEQPDREWHGTITRTTGVLDPATRTLLVEVDLPNDDRRLQPGMYLTATFDLETHQNVLAIPPAAILSGSASKEMAAFTVVNGQARRVPITVGLDDGLWVEVTQGLAGHEDVIVVGKGSLAEGQAVRPTPYNLPVGKPSRQKL from the coding sequence ATGTCGAATCTGCCGCCCGAGCGCACTCCGGAACCCGACGAGCCGCGCCGCGCAACGGCGCGACGCCTCCACCGGCTCATGGGCGGGGCGGTGGTCGCGGCAGCCATCGTCATCATCGGCGTACTCGCGTTACATGGGTTGTACCCTTCCGACTCACCGATCGCCGGCCCGTCGGCGGGGGCCACGGCATCCGTTCCGGAACCGCAGGCCCTCGCGGTCCAAGTCGTCACGCCACAACGGCGGGACATTCGGCGACAGCTCACGGTATCGGCCAACATTTCCCCTTGGTACCAGGCCACGCTCTACGCCAAGGTGCCCGGCTACCTCAAGGAGGTCACGGCTGACAAAGGCGATACAGTTCGGAAAGGCCAGTTGCTCGCCACCATCGACGCGCCAGAAGTCGAACAGCTCTACCGCCAGGCGGAAGCGGACTTTCAGATGAAACGACTGACCGCGCGGCGATTACACAATGTCTGGACAGAGAATCCCGATGTCATCGCGAAACAGGATGTCGATGTGGCGGCAGGAGCGGCGGAAGAGGCCCGGCATTTGCGTGACAGCCGCCGGACCATGGTCGCCTATACGAAGGTGACGGCGCCGTTTGACGGAACCATTACCGCGCGCTTCGCCGACCCGGGAGCCCTCATTCAGTCGGCGACAGGGTCGGCCACGCAGGCGGCCCCGCTCTACACAATCATGGATCTCAGCCGGGTCCGCATCTACGCCAATCTTCCCCAGGAAGTGTCCGCCCTCGCCAAGCCCGGCGTTTCCGTGCGGCTCCAGGTGAAGGAGCAGCCCGACCGGGAATGGCACGGCACCATCACGAGAACGACGGGCGTGCTCGATCCGGCGACTCGGACGCTACTCGTGGAAGTTGATTTGCCCAATGACGATCGACGCTTGCAGCCGGGGATGTACCTGACGGCGACGTTCGACCTGGAAACCCATCAGAACGTGCTGGCGATTCCACCGGCGGCGATCCTGTCCGGATCGGCCAGCAAGGAGATGGCCGCCTTTACCGTCGTGAACGGTCAGGCGCGTCGGGTCCCGATCACGGTCGGACTGGACGACGGGCTGTGGGTGGAGGTCACACAGGGCCTGGCCGGCCACGAGGACGTCATTGTGGTGGGGAAAGGCAGCCTGGCGGAAGGACAGGCGGTCCGTCCCACCCCATACAATTTGCCGGTGGGGAAGCCGTCACGGCAGAAGCTCTAA